In the genome of Haliaeetus albicilla chromosome W, bHalAlb1.1, whole genome shotgun sequence, the window AATGGGGGCTACAGTGGGGAGGTGCAATTGGGGGCGGCTGCAATGTGGTGGGGGTGTAATGGGGGACTGCAatgggggggctgcaggaagTGGGTGCTGCAATGGAGTGCAGGGGATAGGTGCtcgggggtgtgtgtgtgggtgctCAGGTGCAGGGGGTGCACATACCTGTGCGTGTGACCACGTGCACCCACCTATCTGGGTGCACCCCCACCCCGGGatgcccccgcccccccccgtccccaggGCCTCATTGTCAGCGTCCTCTACAGCTTCGTCAACAAGGAGGTGCGTCAGGGCACGTCGTGACACGTGTGTGTGGGGGAGGGGGCATGTCGTGACGTGGCGTGACACGTCGCAACATGTCCCGGTGCCCACAGGTGCAGGCGGAGATGAGACGCGGGTGGCATCGGTGCCGCCTGGGTACCCCAagcctccccgccccccccccccgtggcaCCCGCCGCTACGTGGCCGTGGGGGGGCAGCGCCTGGCACCCCCCATCCCGGGGGGCACCCGATCGCcgagagctgctgctgaggcgGGGGTGGCACCTtcgggtgctggggggggggggtcccaagaCCTTGGGATACTGAGGGGGTGTCCCAAAAGCCTTTGGatgcttgggggggggtgtccctgtcACCTTTGAGTGCTGGCGGGGAATCAGGGGgagcttgggggggggtcccccgaCACGTTGGGGTAATGAGGGGGTTCCCCAATGCcttgggtgctgggggggtgggtcagggggtcttggggggggttCCTTGACAccttggggtgctgggaggggtggTGTCGCAGGGGCATCCGGGCTGTGGGGACCCAGGCGTCCCCAGCTTTGTACCCTAAAGAAAGACGTGACACCCACGAGTGGCTCCTGTGAAATCTCTTGGGGGTGTCAATGGGGGGCGTCAATGCGGGGCACTGGTGGCTGGGATGGATGGCACTGGGTGCTACTGGGCTGTCACAGGTGACCAGGGCTGGGTGTCACTGGGGAGGGTCATTGATGGTGTCACTGGTGACTGGCGTGGGGGGTTATTGCCGGTGTCAGTGGGTGACCAGGGGTGTGTGGGGGTCACTGGAGGGGGGAGTACCGGTGTGTCACTGGGTGGTGGGATGGTGTCACTGGGAgaccggggtggggggtgactgggggcggggaggggacaTCCCCGTCGCCTCCAGACCTCCTCCACGCGTGGACTACCCCTCCCGGCACATCCGTTGCTCACGCGCGGGGTTACTGGGCAGCACGGCGGCGGACTACAACTCCCAACACCCCAGCTGCGTATGCGCGGAGGCTTCGAGCCCCCCCCGTCAGACTAcacctcccagtgtccccctaGCGGCGCATGCGCAGAGAGCGGCGGGTGAGCGCATGCGCGGGACACCCCGGAAGCGGCACGGAGAGGCGGAGCGGCCGCGCCCGGCACCTGCCCGGTGAGCGGGGGAGGGGCGGCGGCACCGGGCGGGGCCCGGGCcgcggggtgtgtgtgtggggcgTGGGCGGGCGGTGCCCCGGGGCGTGGCGGCGCCCTGCAGGCCGGTGGCGGAGCCCCGGGCCCGTGCTTGGTAACGACCGCGgggccgccgggccggggcccgGGGGAAGGCGGGGTGCGGGGGTGTGCCTGCGTCACACCGGGGACCGGCGTCTCCCACTCGTGACACAGCGGGGGGGGATGGGGCCGTGCCCGCGGCACACCAGGGGACAGGCGTGTCCCACCCGTGACACACCGGAGGGACGGGTCCGCCCCCGTGCGACTCTGGGGACGCGCGTGCCCCTCGCTTTGCCGTCGGGGGCGGGGCTGCCCTCGCCTGGCGCGAGACCGAGGGCGCGTCCCTGTGTCGCGCACGGGGACACGCGTGTCCCAGCGTCGCGCGGGGGGTGGCAGCGGGTGGGCGTGTCCCCGTGTCACACCTGGGGCGGGGACAGGCCTGGCATCGCGTCACACACGAGGGTCATcggctctgctcccccccccccccgcagagGTGTGGGGCGGGCGGGACCGTCTCCACGCCCCTCCCGTCTCCGCGGCCCAGGGGAGGGCGGGGACATCCGACCACACCCCCCCTCGCCGGCTACGCCCTCCTCCGGCCACGCCCCCGGCCCTCCGCGCTGCCGCCGTCCATATATGGGCACGGCCCGAACGCGGCTCCCTGATTGGCCGCCGCCTCGCGTGCTGGGCCTGTCAACAAACGGCTGCAGCCGCTGGTCGTTAAAAGGGCGGGGCGGACGGGCCCCACCTCCTCGGGTGCCGCGGCCGCTTTAAGGGCCGGGCCCGCCCCCCTGAGGGCCGCGCCGGGCCTCGGGGCTTGAGGGTGGGGCCTTCTGGGCCGGGTGCGCCAGTGGGCGGGGCTTGTGAGTATGCAAATGGAGCAGGACGTGGGGGTGAGTGTGCAAGGGGGGAGGAGCCGTGGGGCGGGGCACAGCCCGGTCACCGCCCCAGTGCCCACCCCAGTGACCCCAGTACGACCTTAGTAACGGTACTGGGAATAGCCCGGGAATGGCCCAGGAATGGCTTTGTtaacccccccccagctccgtGCTTGTCCTGCCAGCCCCACAATGTCTCCAAAAGCCCCATACTGGCCCCACCAGCCCCATACTGGGCCTGCCAGCCCCATGCTGTCCTCACCATCCCCACCCcgtccccaccagccccattAACACCCCTTTCTCTCGTGGCAGGCTTGGGCACGGGCGCTGGCAGCCCACGGCGTCGGCATTGTTGGCAGTGCCATGCTGCCCTGATGGAGCCCAACGCCTtcccccagctgcagctctggtgCCCGCGGCCCTTTGGCACTTACTCCCAGAACAAACCATGCCCCGGCCCTGGCTCCACCAAGAAACCCTTCTCCTGCCGTCCCACCGAGGAGCCCGCTGGAGCCCAGGCCCCCTCCGAAAACACGCCACCGGCTCCTGCCTATGCCGCCCCAGCTTCTCTGACATCGGTGGAGGAAGGACGGGTGCTGCTGGACACATGGTATGTCATCAAACCGGGCAACACCAAGGAGAAGGTGGCTTTCTTTGTGGCACACCAGTGTGGTGGTGGCAGTGGCACCGGCGGCCGCGCCAGCACCATGAAGGTAAAAGGCAACTGGGGCAGCGATAGCTCCAAAGCCAAGCGGCGCCGGCGCTGCCATGACCCCACTAAGAGCAAGCCAAGCCCAGCATGGGCTACTGGCAGCAAGGACACGGCTTGCCTGTGTCCCAGCGAACTGTCCGCTGCTGCCAGTGAAGCCCCCGACTTGCTGTCAGTGGCGGAGATGGTGGCATTGGTGGAGCAGAGGACGGCGCTGGCGTTGCAGAGCTTCCCCCGGCCCTGCGGCGCTCCTGCCGCCCCAGTTGTCTTTGTGGAGGCACCCAGCAGTGAAACCAAAGTGCCGAGCGGCTCCGATTGCAGCCGGGTGGCAGAAGCTGTCGCCCACTTCGAGTCACGGCAACGGGAGCATGGTGGCACCCGACCCAATGGGTTGTGCCGCCCAGGTGCTGAATGTGCTGCAGCAGCGGCATCATCATCAGCACCGGGTCCTGGTGAGGTGCGCATCGCCTTCCACATCTCCAGTGGCCGCGAGCCCCGTGCTGGAGCCGCCGCAGCCGAGCCGGGTGCTGTCGGGCGTCCCAATTGCGTCTTTATGAGCTGCGGGACGGCGAGTGGTGGCGGTAATGCCAGTGGTCGCGCCAAGGACAAGATCACCTGTGACCTTTACCAGCTGATCAGCCCATCCCACGATGTGCTGCCCAATAACGTGGAGTTCCTCCTGGCCACCGCTGGTCCcaagggggacggggatggccCTGACATGGACATGGGGTGCGGCGAGGGGTCGGCGACCACTGTCAAGCCGGAGATGGGTGAAGGAATTGGTGAGGGCGCGTCGGCACGGGATTGTGCCTCCGGCTTCCACGTGGATGTGGTGGTGACGGGGGTGGTGGACCAATGTGTCTTCTTCGGCAAGGACAGCGCCAAGAAGATGAAGGAGGAGACAGTGCGGCTGCCGGCCGCGGCGCAGGAGGACCCACTGCCGGGgcagctcttcctcctgcccgTCCCTGAGGAGACACCGGTGGTGGAGGACATGGAGGCCAGCGAGGAGCCATCAGCTGTCCCCGACCCCTCGCTTTGTCGGTTGTACCGTCACGTCTCCCATGACTTTTTGGAGATCCGCTTCAAGATCCAGCGGCTGCTGGAGCCCCGGCAGTACATGCTTCTGTTGCCAGAGCATGTCATGGTGAAGATCTTCAGCTACCTGCCCACCCAAGCGCTGGCCGCCCTCAAGTGCTCCTGTCACTACTTCAAGTCCATCATCGAGACCTTCGGGGTGCAGGCCACCGATTCCCGCTGGAACCGCGACCCCCTCTACCGCGACGACCCCTGCAAGCAGTGCAAGAAGCATTATGAGAAGGGGGACGTGTCCCTGTGCCGATGGCATCCCAAGCCCTACCACCACGACCTGCCTTATGGCCGATCCTACTGGATGTGCTGCCGGAGACCCGATAAGGAAGCGCCCGGTTGCAGGGTGGGCTTGCACGATAACAACTGGGTACACCCAGCCACCCGGCACGATGACGGCAGGTGAAGGGACAAGCGCCGGTGGGGACGGTGGTGGCGGATGTGGGAACACAGAGGGGGGTGTTTGGCCGTGGCGGTTGCTAGAAAgggtggaggagaaggtggaaaaaaaaatcatcaaaccccaaaacttgaaggaaaaaaagaaaaaaaggcaccaAGTGGAGGGGATGGAGAGAGGGGGTGGTAGCAGCGGGGGCGCAGGGTGGCCCCATGGAGGGTGATGGCCCCATGGAGGGCAAAAGCCCTGTGGCTGTGACTCCAACTGGGCTGATGGCTCCGTGGAGGGTGGTGGCCCTATGGAGGGTGATGGCCCCATCTGGGGCGATGGCACTGTGGAGGGTAATGGCCCCATGGAATGTGACATCAGCCCCATGGAGGGTAGTGGCCCCTCTGGGGTGATGTCCTGTCTGTGGTGATGTCCCCATGGAGGGTGACGTCCTCTCGGGAGTGACATCCCCATCCAGGGTAACGCCTCTGGGGTGGTGTCCTGGTCCGAGGTGACATCCCGCTTGGAGTGATGCCCCCACCCCAGGTGACATCTGTAGTGACATCGCACGTTGAGAGTGACATCTCAACGGtggccgcgccccgccccgcccccgccgcagTGTCCCCGCGTCCCGGGGCTGTCTGGGGACACGCGTCTGCGCATGCGCCGTGTGCCCAGGGCTACCGCGTATGCGTCCCCGCTCTCACCCAGAGCCCGCCATTCGGGGAGAGGGCTTGGCCTAGCGCGCAAGCCCTGCCCCGCGCCCTATCAGCGGCGTCCCCGTCGCCTGGCTACTCTCCACGGCCCCGCCCCATGGAGGCCCCGCCCCTTACTGAGGAGGCCACGCCCCCGCGCCATGCGGAAGGGCCCCGGTGGCTCCCGCTGGGCCTGGGCTTCGGGTTTGGGGCCTGGTCCCGGTCCGGTGGCGGTCCCCGGGCTCTGCCTGCGGTCGCGCCGCTGCCCCCGGTCGCTGCTGCCGCTCCTGGCGCCGCCGCCCTCCTCTACGTCGCCTGGCCCGGCGGGGAACGGGGCACTGGCCCggtgagcggggggggggcggggaccGGAGAGGGGAGGTCCCGGTGGGTCCCGGGGAGGGGGTGCCCAGCATTTCCACGCTATCCCCGGGAGCCCCCAGACCCCATGGAGGTCCCCCGACCTCCCCCggggcccccagcccctctgaggACCCCCCCAATCCCCTGGGGTCCCCCAGACTCCGTCGTGGTGGCGCCCAATGGGTCCCGGGGCACCCAGACCTCCCCCCAGGGCCCTCACCCTCCTCCaagccccccagggcaccctAGAGCCCATCATGGGGCCACGCAATGCATCCACGGGCTCCTCAAACTCTTCCAGGGACCCCCAACATCCCCAAGGACCTACAGAGCCTTCCCCAGGGCCCCTCAGacccccggggggggtcccagccccccTCATGGCCCCCAGACATCCCGCAGGGTCCTCAGCCCCCTCCCTGAGCCCCCCAGACCCCATCATGGGGGCACCCCAGGCCCCTCCAGGGGCACCCAGACACCCCCCTGGAGTCCCCCAACATCCCCCAGACTCCCCCCCGGGGTACCAAACTTCCTAAGGCCCCCCAGACCCCATCATGGGGGTCCCTAGATCCCTCCAGGGAACCCCAAACCCCCCGCCCAACACTGACACAGCCACCCCTGGCCCCCCCCTTAGAGCAGGCTCTATGGGCACtgctggggcagctggatccCACTCGCCTGCAGGACACCTTCCTGTGGCCCCTCCTGCGAGAACGGGTGCTAGGGGTCCTGGGAGTCGCGCTGCCTGCCAGGTAAGACCCCTCCCCCTGGGTGCCACCGCACCCACCCTGTGGTGCTGCCATGCTCCTCACCAGTGTCCCCGTCCCTGCAGCACATTATGGGGTGCTTGGGCATCCTGGGGGCTGCCTGGCACCTGGAGCTTGACGCCTTTGAAGTGGTGACTCCCCGGGGACCAGTGACCTTCACCAACATGGTGGCCACGGTTGCCCCTGCCGCCCCCCACCTCCTGGTCCTTGCCTGTCACTATGACACAAAGATCTTGCTCCCTGGTCCCGGCCAGCAGCTCTTTTTGGGGGCCACCAATTCAGCCGTGCCCTGTGCCATCCTCCTGGAGCTGGCAGCTTCCCTTGACTGGCCCCTGTGGCGCGCCAAGGACGGGGTGGGTGACGGGTGGTCCAAAGGCCTGGACCTCCCCTCCCAGGATGCATGGGTCCCTCCCTGGACCCCTtaggatgcctgggtcccccccagtgtgagagactgaattgttatctcgagctgtttgtctcaaagattgttaggtgtgagagactggactgtcatctcaagccattcatctcgTGAATTGTGAACTGTTTATCTTGAGCCTTTTGTCTCTGGGATGGCCTAAACAGGACATTCCTCCgtccataaggacgattactaggccactgaggcatccagaaGAGGAAACAGACTGAAGCCGACAAGCGTGCAAGAATGTGGAGACTGccattctcatggaaactgtagtctttgagataagatactggtttctggtgttgatcacgcgaAGGTCATGTGATAGATGAAACCTGCAGcatgtgaacagtgcatgaactgTACGTATGTGCATACATcattgaaatatgccctataaaaaacaTGGAGACAAGCTGTGGTGCGCACCCACCaccgaagaattgaagactgaggactaATGGGACActgctggatccatggtggtgactatccttgcaactctatcctgactgcttgcttgatttctgccttttcttcaattctatcctatcgctactattttctacttttgatacttttgataataaaaactcttttgggtatatggcatttgaccttgtttgtgtcttaatcttgctcttgggatcatatcgaaaccttccccaacattggattgggacacccaggcatctgggTCCCTCCTGACCCCCCTCCAGAGGACACCCAGGTCCATCCTGTGCCCCCCCAGGATACCTGGGTCCctcctgacccccccccccctcccccccaggacacctgggtcccccccactggatgcctgggtcccagCAGGGTGCAGAGAgtgatgctgcagctgctgttccTGGATGGGGAGGAGGCTGTTGGGGACTGGAGCGTCACTGAGTCCCTCTATGGTGCCTGGCACCTGGCGGTGCATATAGCCACCATCCCCCACAGGCCACACGGCACCCAGATCACCACCATGGTGAGTGGCACCATGGTTTGAGGGTGGTCTGGTGGCACCTGAGGGTGGTGGTATGGTGCTGGGGTGGTCTGGTGGCTGTGACCTAGCTGGGATGGTCCCATGGCACCCAAGGATGATGGCCAAGGGTAGTGGGCTGATCTGAGGGCACTGGAGCGTGGTGACATGGCATTAGCCAGGCTGGGACGGTCCCTGCCactgctgtgacccaagtggGATGGTCTGGGGGCACTTGAGGGTGGTGGCATGGCGTTGGCCCAGCTGGGACAGTCCCATGGCATCTGACTGGTGGCACTGTGGTGTCCCTGTGCCCGTGCTGGTGCCCCCAGagcctgctggtgctgctggatCTGCTGGGCGCCCGCCACCCTGCCATCCACAGCCACTTCCCCCACACCCACCACTGGTTCCTGCGCCTTGTTGCCATCGGTGGGACTTGaggatggggacacagggatggggacaaggggaggaggtggggacaGGGTTGGGGATTGGATAGGACAGAGACATGAATGAGGACAGGGCACGggtgggacatggggatgggggacaaGGTGGGACACAGGGTTGGGACAGGGATAGAAACAGGGACAGGATGGGGACAAGGGGCTGTGATGGGGACagagaggaggctgggggtgtcACAGAAGGTTCTGCCCTGCCATGTTCTCCCCATGTCCctggtgcagagcagcagctggggctcTGTATGTCCTCCCCCAGGACCAGCCCTTCTTCTGCCTCAGCCTGGCCCCAGGACCTGTCGAGGATGACCATGTCCCCTTCCTCCAGCGAGGTGAcatccccacctcccccctGTCCCCTGGGGCACGTTGTCCTGTGCCCCGGGATACACCATCCCTGAGTCTCCATCCTGCGTGGCAAGGGCAAGGAGCAGGGTGGGCAGCTGGGGTCCTGTGGGCTGATGTCCCAGGGGACATGCCCTCCCACTGTGTCCCTGCGCTGCACCTTATCCCCACGCCCTTCCCACATGTATGGTGCACCCTTGAGGACACCAAGGACAACctgcacacaccccccccccccatggagGCTCTGTGCAAGATCCTGATCGCCTTCATGGCTGAGTTCCTACAGCTCTGAGCCCCGCTGTTACCCCTGTCACTCCCAGCCTGCAACCCCTGGGGACTCTGGGCAaccctgggctgtgctgggagccaTCAGTAAAGTGCTTGGTGACCAGTGCTGTGTCCTGTGCTGTCACCTGCCACAGGGACAGCTGTAGGCCCAGGGACACATGATGCATGGGGACATATAATAGAGATCCCAGGGAGCACTATtagggtgatgggggggggggtgtgtgtgtgtgtgtgtcccaggGAGGTGTATGCAGGTCCTTAGGGATCCCCAGGAGCACTACTCAGACCACAGGGGAATAAGCTATAGTAGTGCCTGGGTCcctccggggggggggaagaggaaggggcacagctggggccctcagcctcccctctccctgccctaGAGGAGCCCAAGATTCCagttcctccaaaaaagaaaaaaaaaaaaaaaaaaaatttattgctTGTACCGTACAAATACGAGGGCAGGTGAGAACGGGCTGCTGCACCTGGGATGCCAGGCCACTGCCACCTTGTTGAGGGGGTCTCATGCCCCTGTCCCActccagtatttttaaattaattcaactGGGCAACTAGgaaccaagaaagaaaaagcaacttttCTCAGTTCCTCCCTGTGGGGAAGTGGTACCAGGCACCAAATTTCTACCTCCAAACTGTGGCCCTGGTATCAGCTGCGCCAGGAGACACCAGGTGGCAAGTCCAGCTTGTCACTAGCCTGGCTTGTTGGTGTGGGCACTGTGGTGAAGGTGATGCTCCCCAACCACTGGGACCCACTGGCATTGTGCCATGCCAGTGAGGTCTGGAGCCAACAGCCCTGGTGACAGTGGCCTCTATAGAAAGGCATCCATGGAGCATCTGTTGGGTGTGGATCAATGGTACATGCCAGAATAAACCCCATCCTGACACTGGCAGCCAGGGATGCCAAGCTGGGGGTGCAGCGGCAAGAGCCCTGTCCCTCCGCAACACCTCTGGTGACGCCATCATCCACTGAGGATGCCGGAGGATGAGGCTGGTGTCACCGAGCCTGTCACTGCAGCTCCTGGCTTTAAAGGCACCAGAGAAGCCAAACTATTGCTTTTAGGATCGTGGTTTCCTTAGGGCCATGCTGGCTGGCCACAGGGTTGAGGCACTCCCCTCTGCCAAGGCACCAATCCAGGGATAATATTGGTTTTCAGTCACTGCAGGTTCAGTTCAAAGCAGAGGTGGGAGTAGTTGAGGGGCTAAGACATGCCCCGCATGGTCTcaggggggtggggtgggggtgtcctGCCCTATTGTTCCCCCCTCCTCAGGGCAGCTAGCATTGGATCCCagccatggggtttttttttttccccccctcgcTTCTGCTGTCAAAATTGGCTTCTCCCCAACTGGGAGCCGTGGGTTTTACTGGGCGGAGGGCTGGCTGAGCTTCAGGGGGGTCAAGGCCTCAGGTGTGGGGAAGTGGGGGTTGGTTTAAAAAGCTGCAAGCACTTctagaagtttaaaaaataaaaaaaataaaaatcaaagcagtcCTAGGCTAGGGGCAGGAGGTACAGCTTGGTGCCAGTGGGAGCCACGGAGCAAGAGCACTTGGTAGGAGTATGGCTTCTGAAAGGTGCTGCGGCACAACACTGGTGAGCCACAGCTTCCCACCTCCCTTCTGCcaggcacagaagaaaaagcccccctgccatgagtaaacccccaaaccctcctccTCGGAGGCTGAATCCCACTGCTACCGGTTACTCCCGTATGCTGGCGGAGTAGGAGAACTGGGGGAAGTGTGTCCGCTGGTCATTCTCCAGGGAGCCCATATTGTCATCTGCAAAGTCAGGGACGGAGAAGGGTTTGAGGGTGACAGAGATGCTGATGAAGCCTCCTTGGTATCTTCACAAgcttccctgctccctcccgTGGCAGTGATGCCACCAAAGCTGCCCAAGACCTCTCCAGGGCAGCGAGAGGGACCCTGAGCTTTTATGGAGGTGCGACAGCTATGCCACCAGCCCCTCAGGTGACACCCACCACCATGACGGTGACAGGAAAATGAGGTTGCATGAGAGGAAGAGGTATAGGTGACAAAGAGGGTTCCCATTTCTGGGCAGCATTGGCACTCACAGCAATCTGGTGGGGTGATGGTGATGGATTGGGCGGTGAACTCGTCATCGAAATACCGTGTGTCGATCTCAGATGTCACTTGGGGCTTGAATGGCGGGACCAGCTGATGGAGAACAGGAGAAATTCGCTCGCCAGCAGTGTGCCAAATGCCTGCCTGCCCCTTCACCCCCTCAAAGCACTCCCTTCCCTTCCTACCTTCTTCTGAACCACGTCCTGCCAGTTGATGGGGGCGAAGAAGCGATGCTCCATCACCTCCTTGGCATCGCTGGGACCTCCACCGAGCCTGCGGGCACAGAGGCATGTCCAGAACCACCAGCAGTGCTGTGGTCCCCCCCATCCATCCCCAGTGGGCCCTCACCTCTGTTTGGGATCCTTCTTgagcagcccagccagcaaggatTTGGCCTCGGGGCTGAGGGTACGAGGGAAGCGGATCTCCTCCATGAGGATCAGCTCGAAGAGACGCTCGTGGTCCTGGTTGTAGAAGGGGAGGCGACCACACATCATCTCATACATGACGACCCCCAGGCCCCACCAGTCCACAGCACGGCCGTAATCGTTGTCCTCCAGGACCTGCATGAGGGAATACGGAGAGGATGGTGCTGACGAGGCTGAAGAACCAGGCAGCAACacaaggagggagaagggaaaccCATTCTATATACAACCACTCCTGCAACCTAAGTGTTTGGAAAAAGCCCCTGCTGAACCACTGCCACCTTGGACTTTGGGAATAACCTCCACAGAAAAACCTCTTTGGCACAAGAGTTTCGAGGAAAGCCTGGCTGTGGGAATGCTTTAAGTACCTCTGGAGCCAGGTACTCGGGAGTGCCACAGAAAGTCTTCATGGTGGCTCCATCTGTGATGCCTTCCTTGCAGAGCCCGAAGTCGGTGATTTTGATGTGGCCATCTTTGTCCAGCATGAggttttccagctgaaaaaaaagcagacaggtGGGAGAAAAGGTTTGGAGCTGAGCAAAGTTGGGAGCATGGGAGCGGGACACTGCTCCCCAAAAGGCTCCGTCAGATGGTTGGGGTCTCAATCCATCATTGCCACATGATGGGGATGAGGGTGACACCTCCCCACAGGGCCAGTTCACACTCTCTTCTGATGAAGCCgagctcctgccctccctcctgcaACAATGTGTGCGAAAacatccccagccccaggcgGAGAGCAGCTCTTCGCCACCCACAATGAGCGAGAGCGAAGAAAGGGCTTGCATCAATCAAGTGCAATGCTCTGCTGGCTGAAACCTTTCGAGGCCCCTCAGGGTGATTTTTAGGAGAGCTGGGAGCAACTCCACACCCCCAAACACCAGCCCAGGAAGATGAAAATTGTGCTGGCGCTAAGACAGAGCGAAGGCACCGCTTACGGATGCTGCTGTTGCCAGGTTGGTACCTTAATGTCCCTGTACACCACGTCCCGGGAGTGCAGGTACTCCAGCGCAGAGACTATTTCTGCGCCGTAGAAACGGGCTCGGTCTTCCGTGAAGACGCGTTCTCTCGAGAGGTGGAAAAacagcttgggggggggggggagagaacAGCTGATCAAcaagtgcttaaaaaaaccccactgaaacCCAGGTTAATCGCTCTCAGCACAGAGCTAATGCGGTCATATGTGTCCTGAGCTCCTCGCCTTGAGCGGTCAAAATATTGacagcgccccccccccccccccccgccggcacAGGCTGGGGGGAAAATGCTGCTGTGCATTGCCTGCAAGAGGGGCTGTGCCATTGGCTGTGTTCCCCCTTGCAAGGGAAGTGTGTCGGGGTGGAGAAACAAAGCTGGACACCAGCACAGGGTGGAAGATAACAGAGCTAGTGATGGCTGGAGGTGCTGTGGTTCCACAGCTCCCTGGGTGATGAGAAAGGCAGCCCTGGACA includes:
- the LOC138683535 gene encoding F-box only protein 46-like isoform X2, whose translation is MEPNAFPQLQLWCPRPFGTYSQNKPCPGPGSTKKPFSCRPTEEPAGAQAPSENTPPAPAYAAPASLTSVEEGRVLLDTWYVIKPGNTKEKVAFFVAHQCGGGSGTGGRASTMKVKGNWGSDSSKAKRRRRCHDPTKSKPSPAWATGSKDTACLCPSELSAAASEAPDLLSVAEMVALVEQRTALALQSFPRPCGAPAAPVVFVEAPSSETKVPSGSDCSRVAEAVAHFESRQREHGGTRPNGLCRPGAECAAAAASSSAPGPGEVRIAFHISSGREPRAGAAAAEPGAVGRPNCVFMSCGTASGGGNASGRAKDKITCDLYQLISPSHDVLPNNVEFLLATAGPKGDGDGPDMDMGCGEGSATTVKPEMGEGIGEGASARDCASGFHVDVVVTGVVDQCVFFGKDSAKKMKEETVRLPAAAQEDPLPGQLFLLPVPEETPVVEDMEASEEPSAVPDPSLCRLYRHVSHDFLEIRFKIQRLLEPRQYMLLLPEHVMVKIFSYLPTQALAALKCSCHYFKSIIETFGVQATDSRWNRDPLYRDDPCKQCKKHYEKGDVSLCRWHPKPYHHDLPYGRSYWMCCRRPDKEAPGCRVGLHDNNWVHPATRHDDGSTLWGAWASWGLPGTWSLTPLKW
- the LOC138683535 gene encoding F-box only protein 46-like isoform X1, with translation MEPNAFPQLQLWCPRPFGTYSQNKPCPGPGSTKKPFSCRPTEEPAGAQAPSENTPPAPAYAAPASLTSVEEGRVLLDTWYVIKPGNTKEKVAFFVAHQCGGGSGTGGRASTMKVKGNWGSDSSKAKRRRRCHDPTKSKPSPAWATGSKDTACLCPSELSAAASEAPDLLSVAEMVALVEQRTALALQSFPRPCGAPAAPVVFVEAPSSETKVPSGSDCSRVAEAVAHFESRQREHGGTRPNGLCRPGAECAAAAASSSAPGPGEVRIAFHISSGREPRAGAAAAEPGAVGRPNCVFMSCGTASGGGNASGRAKDKITCDLYQLISPSHDVLPNNVEFLLATAGPKGDGDGPDMDMGCGEGSATTVKPEMGEGIGEGASARDCASGFHVDVVVTGVVDQCVFFGKDSAKKMKEETVRLPAAAQEDPLPGQLFLLPVPEETPVVEDMEASEEPSAVPDPSLCRLYRHVSHDFLEIRFKIQRLLEPRQYMLLLPEHVMVKIFSYLPTQALAALKCSCHYFKSIIETFGVQATDSRWNRDPLYRDDPCKQCKKHYEKGDVSLCRWHPKPYHHDLPYGRSYWMCCRRPDKEAPGCRVGLHDNNWVHPATRHDDGR
- the LOC138683536 gene encoding RAC-beta serine/threonine-protein kinase-like, producing MNEVSVVKEGWLHKRGEYIKTWRPRYFLLKSDGSFIGYKERPETSDHSLPPLNNFSVAECQLMKTERPRPNTFVIRCLQWTTVIERTFHVDSPEEREEWMRAIQTVANSLKNQEPEADTMDYKCGSPNDSTGTEEMEVAVSKTRTKATMNDFDYLKLLGKGTFGKVILVREKATGRYYAMKILRKEVIIAKDEVAHTVTESRVLQNTRHPFLTALKYAFQTNDRLCFVMEYANGGELFFHLSRERVFTEDRARFYGAEIVSALEYLHSRDVVYRDIKLENLMLDKDGHIKITDFGLCKEGITDGATMKTFCGTPEYLAPEVLEDNDYGRAVDWWGLGVVMYEMMCGRLPFYNQDHERLFELILMEEIRFPRTLSPEAKSLLAGLLKKDPKQRLGGGPSDAKEVMEHRFFAPINWQDVVQKKLVPPFKPQVTSEIDTRYFDDEFTAQSITITPPDCYDNMGSLENDQRTHFPQFSYSASIRE